A window of Juglans regia cultivar Chandler chromosome 7, Walnut 2.0, whole genome shotgun sequence contains these coding sequences:
- the LOC109021836 gene encoding serine/threonine-protein phosphatase PP1 isozyme 3-like codes for METAVLDDVINRLLEVRGSPGKQILLSEAEIKQLCVVSKDIFLRQPNLLELEAPIKICGDIHGQYSDLLRLFEYGGFPPRSDYLFLGDYVDRGKQSLETICLLLAYKIKYPENIFLLRGNHECASINRIYGFYDECKRRFNVGIWKIFTDCFNCLPVAALIDGKILCMHGGLSPDLHNLDQIRNFQRPCEVPDTGLLCDILWSDPSKDIQGWRTNDRGVSYIFGADRVTEFLQKHDIDLICRAHQVVEDGYEFFASKQLVTIFSAPNYCGEFDNAGAIMSIDETLMCSFQILKPSDKRSMFGFGNASSAKSGTTTKIKSFLGAKV; via the exons ATGGAAACTGCAGTTCTGGATGATGTAATTAATAGGCTCCTTGAAGTTAGAGGGAGCCCGGGGAAGCAGATCCTGCTTTCTGAGGCTGAGATCAAGCAGCTTTGCGTTGTCTCTAAGGACATATTTTTGAGGCAGCCTAATCTTTTGGAGCTTGAAGCTCCCATCAAGATCTGCG GGGATATTCATGGTCAATATTCTGATCTTCTGAGGCTTTTTGAGTATGGTGGATTTCCTCCGCGCTCTGATTACTTATTCTTGGGGGATTATGTAGATCGTGGAAAGCAAAGCCTGGAAACAATATGCCTTCTCCttgcatataaaataaaatatccagaaaacattttccttttgaggGGAAACCATGAATGTGCTTCTATAAACCGCATCTATGGTTTTTACGATGAGTGTAAACGAAGATTTAACGTTGGAATCTGGAAAATATTCACAGATTGTTTCAATTGCCTACCTGTGGCAGCTCTTATTGATGGAAAGATACTCTGCATGCATGGGGGACTTTCTCCTGACTTGCACAATTTGGATCAGATAAGGAATTTTCAGAGGCCTTGTGAAGTTCCAGACACTGGTTTACTATGCGATATTCTCTGGTCTGATCCTAGTAAAGATATTCAGGGGTGGCGGACGAATGATAGGGGAGTTTCCTATATCTTTGGTGCTGATAGAGTGACAGAATTTCTTCAGAAGCATGATATCGACTTAATTTGCCGAGCTCACCAG GTCGTGGAAGATGGATATGAGTTCTTTGCTAGTAAACAACTTGTAACCATATTTTCTGCACCTAATTATTGTGGAGAGTTTGACAATGCTGGTGCCATTATGAGTATAGATGAGACTCTAATGTGCTCTTTCCAAATATTAAAGCCTTCAGATAAAAGGTCAATGTTTGGCTTTGGGAACGCATCTTCAGCTAAGTCTGgtactacaacaaaaataaag TCGTTTCTTGGTGCCAAGGTATGA
- the LOC109016793 gene encoding uncharacterized protein LOC109016793, whose protein sequence is MRRTLNIKNKLGFIDGNISKPTDSSDPFFTPGERCNDMIIAWTQHSISFEQRSTIAHANTVANVWNDLRGRFSIQNAPHIFQLTKAISSLVQDVDYVSIYYNTLKSYWDELEIYEPMPLCTCGSVKILTDYNHRSKVMQFLMGLQDSYDSIRAQMLLYDSLPTLNRVLSLIQQEERHK, encoded by the coding sequence ATGAGGCGCACACTCAACATCAAGAACAAGCTCGGCTTCATTGATGGTAATATTTCTAAGCCCACTGATTCATCTGACCCTTTCTTTACTCCAGGGGAGCGTTGCAATGATATGATAATTGCTTGGACTCAACACTCTATTAGTTTTGAGCAGAGATCAACTATTGCACATGCTAATACTGTTGCTAATGTCTGGAATGACCTTCGTGGGCGGTTTTCCATCCAAAATGCACCACACATTTTCCAACTCACAAAAGCCATTTCATCCTTGGTACAAGATGTTGATTATGTGAGCATCTACTACAATACACTGAAGAGTTATTGGGATGAACTCGAGATTTATGAGCCAATGCCTCTATGCACTTGTGGCTCGGTGAAGATTTTGACGGATTACAATCATCGCAGTAAAGTTATGCAGTTCTTGATGGGGCTCCAAGACTCCTATGACTCTATTCGAGCACAAATGCTTCTATATGACTCTCTTCCCACATTGAATCGTGTTTTATCTTTAATCCAACAAGAAGAACGACACAAGTAG